In one window of Campylobacter sp. DNA:
- a CDS encoding ABC transporter substrate-binding protein, producing the protein MKKIVAFLLTLSCFLAASASAQAPKKLVVLDPSIVEMIYMLGADDQLVAISSLQFSKIWPEEKTAKLKSVGTYTKPNIEQIVELKPDLVVTSFHSANVNESLAKFNLKTLTLKADSVDDIYKNIEEIGKITGKEQKAAEVIEGIKTKFASFKSSGLKGKKILAVFSSTPLTGFSKKTLPGDIFNKLELKNIADDVEGSTPIVSTEFILSQNPDFILVIGGMGGGNSENFLKQNPVLKKTTAAKNDKVLSVPSSLLLRGTPRIGEAVDKIYELLSK; encoded by the coding sequence ATGAAAAAAATCGTTGCATTTTTACTTACTTTAAGCTGCTTTTTGGCAGCTTCCGCTAGCGCCCAGGCACCAAAAAAGCTTGTCGTACTAGACCCTTCGATCGTTGAGATGATCTATATGCTAGGTGCTGATGATCAGCTCGTAGCCATCTCGTCGCTTCAGTTTTCTAAAATTTGGCCCGAGGAAAAAACGGCCAAGCTAAAAAGCGTAGGCACCTACACCAAGCCCAACATCGAGCAAATCGTCGAGCTAAAGCCCGATCTGGTAGTCACCAGCTTTCACTCCGCAAACGTAAACGAAAGTCTGGCTAAATTTAATCTAAAAACGCTCACGCTCAAAGCCGATAGCGTGGATGACATATACAAAAACATCGAAGAAATCGGCAAAATAACGGGCAAGGAGCAAAAGGCTGCCGAAGTGATAGAGGGTATAAAGACGAAATTCGCGTCATTTAAAAGCAGCGGGCTAAAGGGTAAGAAAATTCTAGCCGTGTTTTCATCCACTCCGCTTACGGGCTTTAGCAAAAAGACGCTTCCCGGTGACATTTTTAACAAGCTCGAGCTTAAAAATATCGCGGACGACGTCGAGGGCTCGACGCCTATCGTTTCTACAGAGTTTATCCTCTCGCAAAACCCTGATTTCATCCTCGTTATCGGCGGTATGGGCGGCGGCAATAGCGAAAATTTCTTAAAGCAAAATCCCGTGCTTAAAAAAACAACCGCCGCAAAAAACGACAAAGTGCTTAGCGTACCCTCCTCGTTGCTACTTCGCGGCACGCCTCGCATAGGCGAAGCGGTAGATAAAATCTACGAGCTGCTCAGCAAATAA
- a CDS encoding MotA/TolQ/ExbB proton channel family protein, with the protein MFEYVQIGGAFMWPIFCLSVLGVAVLLEKGAYFLFTEIDATSSFKIKLCNLILEGDYEKIKEFCKKYKNSLAKTTLFVVENLGKGANKTQIDYIAEEAVSMQLTSLERRTWILGLCASASPQLGLLGTIVGMIKAFNGLSGGTDAPLVAVGISEALYTTAFGLIVAIPCVIFYLMINKKIDFILNDLNRIMSLFGRSFERRNCEVCPQG; encoded by the coding sequence ATGTTCGAATACGTACAAATCGGCGGCGCGTTTATGTGGCCGATATTTTGTCTATCGGTGCTTGGCGTTGCGGTGCTACTTGAAAAGGGCGCGTATTTTTTATTTACCGAGATAGACGCCACGAGCTCGTTTAAAATCAAGCTTTGCAACCTCATCTTAGAAGGCGATTACGAAAAAATCAAAGAATTTTGCAAAAAATACAAAAACTCGCTTGCCAAAACAACACTTTTCGTCGTGGAAAATTTAGGCAAGGGCGCGAACAAGACGCAGATAGACTACATCGCCGAGGAGGCCGTCTCTATGCAGCTAACCTCGCTTGAGCGGCGCACGTGGATACTGGGTCTTTGCGCGAGCGCGAGCCCGCAGTTAGGGCTACTTGGCACGATAGTGGGGATGATCAAGGCTTTTAACGGCCTTAGCGGCGGTACGGACGCTCCGCTTGTGGCGGTGGGCATCTCCGAGGCGCTTTACACCACGGCGTTTGGGCTTATCGTGGCGATTCCTTGCGTGATATTTTATCTGATGATTAACAAGAAAATAGATTTTATCCTAAACGATCTAAACCGCATCATGAGCCTGTTTGGGCGAAGTTTTGAGAGGAGAAACTGTGAAGTATGTCCGCAGGGATAA
- a CDS encoding ABC transporter ATP-binding protein has protein sequence MKISELYFDYGKKQILKNISLSFENGEFIGILGSNGCGKSTLLKNILKILSPKSGIIELESKRLEQYSLKELAKILGFVPQKTVLSMPLTVEDIVLTGRFCHLKSQFSGYDKNDVKKAYEIMGLLDVAQFAKRNANSLSGGEFQRVLLARALVSEPRVLLLDEPTSALDLNYAVEMMKICEKLTKELNLLSVAVMHDLNLAAMFCDKIVMLKDGEIRYSGGVKQLFTKEILNEIYGLKCEILQHGGMPFVVPIK, from the coding sequence GTGAAAATTAGCGAGCTTTACTTCGACTACGGCAAAAAGCAGATACTAAAAAACATAAGCCTAAGCTTTGAAAACGGCGAATTTATCGGCATTCTCGGTTCAAACGGCTGCGGCAAGTCCACGCTTTTAAAAAATATTTTAAAAATTTTATCGCCCAAAAGCGGCATCATCGAGCTTGAAAGCAAAAGGCTTGAGCAATACTCGCTTAAAGAGCTTGCCAAAATTTTAGGCTTCGTGCCGCAAAAAACGGTATTAAGCATGCCTCTTACGGTCGAGGACATCGTGCTAACCGGGCGCTTTTGCCACTTAAAAAGCCAGTTTAGCGGATATGATAAAAACGACGTTAAAAAGGCCTACGAGATAATGGGGCTTCTTGACGTGGCGCAGTTTGCGAAACGAAACGCAAACTCGCTAAGCGGCGGCGAATTTCAGCGGGTGCTGCTCGCGCGCGCTTTGGTGAGCGAGCCTAGAGTTTTGCTGCTTGACGAGCCTACGAGCGCGCTTGATCTAAACTACGCCGTGGAGATGATGAAAATCTGCGAAAAGCTCACAAAAGAGCTAAATTTACTCTCCGTGGCGGTGATGCACGATCTGAATTTAGCCGCGATGTTTTGCGACAAGATCGTGATGCTGAAAGACGGCGAGATACGCTACAGCGGCGGCGTCAAGCAGCTTTTTACAAAAGAAATTTTAAACGAAATTTACGGTCTTAAGTGTGAAATTTTACAACACGGCGGCATGCCCTTCGTCGTGCCGATAAAATAG
- a CDS encoding energy transducer TonB, with translation MRYFLVSLLLNLALLFLPLNSRLIEDPKKDETMRIKLSLNEDTSEKDEAADETQPQILPAEPMNIPQPQEFAPPQIPSEPETIKFQEPEPVKPEPPEPIKEEPVKKELPPPKPEPKKAKKQPPKEILPKPKFQNLAAAQSSPAQTAPNAPSAKPAAKSNASQSGGDQSFCKEGVGFKIEREPETKYPKKAIMLRLEGKFKVEVDFKFDGEIKILAVRGENKIFNDEAVKITKNLEIKVLKDISHCVITKPYEFQAED, from the coding sequence ATGCGCTATTTTCTCGTCTCGCTGCTTTTAAATTTGGCGCTTTTGTTTTTGCCGCTAAACTCTCGCTTAATCGAGGATCCGAAAAAGGACGAAACGATGAGGATCAAGTTAAGCTTAAACGAGGATACGAGCGAAAAAGACGAAGCGGCGGACGAGACGCAGCCTCAAATTTTACCTGCTGAGCCTATGAATATCCCGCAGCCGCAAGAATTTGCACCGCCGCAGATTCCGTCCGAGCCCGAGACGATCAAATTTCAAGAACCCGAGCCGGTAAAGCCGGAGCCTCCTGAGCCAATCAAGGAGGAGCCCGTCAAAAAGGAGCTTCCGCCGCCAAAGCCCGAGCCCAAAAAGGCAAAAAAGCAACCGCCCAAGGAGATCCTGCCCAAGCCTAAATTTCAAAATTTAGCCGCGGCGCAAAGCTCGCCCGCGCAAACGGCGCCCAATGCCCCGAGCGCAAAACCCGCCGCGAAAAGTAACGCGTCTCAAAGCGGCGGCGATCAGTCTTTTTGCAAAGAAGGCGTGGGCTTTAAAATAGAGCGCGAGCCCGAGACGAAGTATCCCAAAAAGGCCATTATGCTGCGGCTGGAAGGCAAATTTAAAGTCGAGGTGGATTTCAAATTTGACGGCGAGATAAAAATCCTGGCCGTGCGCGGCGAAAATAAAATTTTTAACGACGAGGCGGTGAAAATAACGAAAAATTTGGAGATCAAAGTATTAAAAGACATCTCTCATTGCGTCATCACCAAACCTTACGAATTTCAAGCGGAGGATTGA
- a CDS encoding DUF1566 domain-containing protein, translating into MRKHMVILALFCAFLNADALNATCYRDNDKNVVICDESKLGKLMWQDDERVFIGDWKQAKERCERLNFAAYSDWRLPRVDELIRITDKTKFSPAINPAFKYVKSDFYWSSTKFADGSSRAWFVHFKNGYADWSGISDRLFARCVRDD; encoded by the coding sequence ATGAGAAAGCATATGGTTATTTTAGCGTTATTTTGCGCGTTCTTAAATGCAGACGCCCTAAATGCGACTTGTTATAGAGATAATGATAAAAACGTAGTGATATGCGACGAAAGCAAACTCGGCAAGCTAATGTGGCAGGATGATGAGCGGGTTTTTATCGGCGATTGGAAGCAAGCGAAGGAGCGCTGCGAGAGGCTAAATTTTGCGGCTTATTCGGACTGGCGGCTACCGAGGGTAGATGAGCTGATAAGAATAACGGATAAAACTAAATTTAGCCCCGCTATAAATCCCGCTTTTAAATACGTAAAGTCCGATTTCTACTGGAGCTCTACAAAATTTGCCGACGGCTCGTCTCGGGCGTGGTTCGTGCATTTTAAAAACGGCTACGCAGACTGGAGCGGCATTTCCGATCGCCTCTTCGCACGGTGCGTTAGAGACGACTAA
- a CDS encoding radical SAM protein, whose product MFKTRQKGHAGPSRGKKPQAASRAELEAFLQTEPLEKDGVIYIHVPFCDNICSFCSMNRTKLNDELDDYTKFLLGEIEKYGKFPYLQGKNFRSVYFGGGTPTILKEKHLKPVITALRVNFNISDDCEFSLESTLHNLNLGKLHLLESLGVNRFSIGVQTFSDKGRKLLNRVGGKNAAIKRLKALRQNFDGMLCTDIIFNYPNQSLDEVLQDARLIDELSIDSTSFYSLQFFEGSTLGKTISQDYYDVNYERELHNAFARELFSTGNYEVLEYTKFNRKGRDEYRYIRLGHQGADVLPLGKGAGGHIGNYGLYNVKENMQMISKSDDKQRAQGRFKSLFQYDKIDLARVKSFIGDESFGELMEFFKKCEEAGYLKIENGFLNYTIDGVFWGNSIATEVSNIAQKDFE is encoded by the coding sequence ATGTTTAAGACAAGACAAAAGGGGCACGCAGGCCCTTCGAGGGGCAAAAAACCGCAGGCGGCGAGCCGCGCGGAGCTGGAGGCGTTTTTGCAAACGGAGCCCTTGGAAAAAGACGGCGTGATCTACATCCACGTGCCGTTTTGCGATAATATCTGCTCGTTTTGCTCGATGAACCGCACCAAGCTTAATGACGAGCTGGACGATTACACAAAATTTTTACTGGGCGAGATCGAAAAATACGGCAAATTTCCCTATCTACAAGGCAAAAATTTCCGCAGCGTGTATTTCGGCGGCGGCACGCCCACGATACTGAAAGAAAAGCACCTCAAGCCCGTAATAACCGCGCTTAGAGTAAATTTTAACATCTCGGACGACTGCGAGTTTAGTCTAGAAAGCACACTGCATAATCTAAATTTAGGCAAATTACACCTGCTAGAAAGCCTCGGCGTCAATCGCTTCAGTATCGGCGTGCAGACGTTTTCGGACAAAGGCCGCAAGCTGTTAAACCGCGTAGGCGGCAAAAACGCCGCAATAAAACGGCTAAAAGCGCTACGGCAAAACTTCGACGGCATGCTCTGCACCGACATCATCTTTAACTACCCAAACCAGAGCTTAGACGAAGTACTGCAAGACGCACGCCTCATAGACGAGCTGAGCATCGACAGCACAAGCTTTTACTCGCTTCAGTTTTTCGAGGGCTCAACGCTCGGCAAAACGATCTCGCAGGATTATTACGACGTAAATTACGAGCGCGAGCTGCATAACGCCTTCGCGCGCGAGCTGTTTAGCACGGGCAATTACGAGGTGCTCGAATACACTAAATTTAACCGCAAGGGGCGCGACGAATACCGCTATATCCGCCTAGGACACCAAGGCGCGGACGTCCTGCCTCTGGGCAAAGGCGCGGGCGGGCATATAGGAAATTACGGCCTATACAACGTCAAAGAAAATATGCAAATGATCAGCAAATCTGACGATAAACAAAGAGCGCAAGGACGCTTTAAAAGCCTCTTTCAATACGATAAAATCGATCTGGCGCGAGTAAAAAGCTTCATTGGCGATGAAAGCTTCGGCGAGCTGATGGAATTTTTCAAAAAATGCGAAGAAGCGGGCTACCTAAAGATAGAAAACGGCTTTTTAAACTACACGATCGACGGCGTGTTTTGGGGCAACTCGATCGCCACGGAGGTATCGAATATCGCACAGAAGGACTTTGAGTAA
- the thiD gene encoding bifunctional hydroxymethylpyrimidine kinase/phosphomethylpyrimidine kinase, protein MRKILTIAGSDSGGGAGIQADIKTISAHKMFAMSAITALTAQNSRGVFGVLDVPPDFVEVQLDAIFSDIFPDAVKIGMISNEGVAEAIAKSLSKHGAKNVVLDPVMVATSGGVLMKQSALHALKYKLAPAAEIITPNVREAEVLAEMKILSLADMRAAAVKISQFFGGAILIKGGDLAGAGAACGAAETDPAEMNTARNFNASQRETGENGARENSAGLTKSANFADENFTSGGGNLAAGAEPSFKQNLSTASLGAGFKPSGEGGDLTNLAVDILYENGKFYEFSAPKISTRNTHGTGCTLSSAIACALAAGLSLPAAVAHAKGFVRRALGWSEQIGHGCGAIDHYFTVQGPFGADFDGSCANEIKIVSRD, encoded by the coding sequence ATGAGAAAAATTCTTACTATCGCGGGTTCGGACAGCGGCGGCGGCGCGGGCATCCAAGCCGATATCAAGACGATCAGCGCGCATAAGATGTTTGCTATGAGCGCTATTACGGCGCTTACGGCGCAAAATTCGCGCGGCGTATTCGGCGTACTGGATGTTCCGCCAGATTTTGTGGAGGTGCAGCTCGATGCGATTTTTAGCGACATCTTTCCGGACGCCGTTAAAATCGGAATGATCTCCAATGAGGGGGTTGCCGAGGCTATCGCAAAGAGTCTGAGCAAGCACGGCGCGAAAAATGTCGTTTTAGATCCCGTGATGGTCGCTACCAGCGGTGGAGTTTTGATGAAACAAAGCGCGCTGCATGCGCTAAAATACAAGCTCGCCCCTGCCGCGGAGATTATCACGCCCAACGTGCGCGAGGCTGAGGTCTTGGCGGAGATGAAAATTTTAAGCTTAGCCGATATGCGCGCCGCAGCGGTTAAAATTTCGCAGTTTTTCGGCGGCGCGATTTTGATTAAAGGCGGCGATCTTGCGGGCGCGGGTGCGGCTTGCGGCGCGGCGGAAACAGATCCGGCGGAAATGAATACAGCGCGAAATTTTAATGCTTCGCAGCGTGAGACGGGCGAAAATGGCGCACGCGAAAATTCTGCGGGTTTGACGAAGAGTGCGAATTTCGCGGACGAAAATTTTACTAGCGGAGGCGGAAATTTAGCGGCGGGCGCGGAGCCCTCTTTTAAACAAAATTTATCCACAGCCTCCCTAGGCGCTGGTTTTAAACCGAGCGGCGAGGGCGGGGATTTGACAAATTTAGCGGTCGATATTTTATACGAAAACGGCAAATTTTATGAGTTTTCCGCGCCTAAAATTTCTACGCGTAACACCCACGGCACGGGCTGCACGCTCTCAAGCGCGATCGCGTGCGCGCTGGCGGCAGGGCTTAGTCTGCCTGCAGCCGTTGCCCATGCCAAAGGCTTCGTGCGTAGGGCGCTCGGCTGGAGTGAGCAGATCGGGCACGGATGCGGCGCGATAGATCATTATTTCACGGTCCAAGGTCCCTTCGGTGCGGATTTTGACGGATCTTGCGCGAACGAAATCAAAATCGTCTCTCGAGACTAA
- a CDS encoding biopolymer transporter ExbD, with translation MKYVRRDKGKHAGISMLNLIDVIFVLLLFFMVTTSFNKLAHIDITLPQSSSSLNEEEDKNVEVFYLLNGEVLLSISGEQKSLNLTNLGGEIANLTPKQKESIKLNADEAINYGDVINLISILKDSGTQNVELNIKKKPKG, from the coding sequence GTGAAGTATGTCCGCAGGGATAAGGGCAAACACGCCGGTATCTCGATGCTAAATTTGATTGACGTTATCTTCGTGCTTTTGCTCTTTTTTATGGTGACGACTTCTTTTAACAAGCTTGCTCACATCGACATCACTCTGCCTCAAAGCAGCTCCAGCCTAAACGAAGAGGAGGATAAAAACGTCGAGGTTTTTTATCTACTTAACGGAGAAGTACTTTTGAGTATAAGCGGCGAGCAAAAAAGCTTAAATTTGACGAATTTGGGCGGCGAGATCGCAAATTTAACCCCAAAGCAAAAAGAGAGTATAAAACTAAACGCCGACGAAGCGATCAACTACGGCGACGTGATAAATTTGATCTCGATTTTAAAAGATAGCGGCACGCAAAACGTCGAGCTAAACATCAAGAAAAAGCCGAAAGGATAA
- a CDS encoding iron ABC transporter permease: MLTKNKIIIILAIATVVLCIFSLSLGGADISWQEIVKFASGSKIDEIKETILLEIRLPRVIMAFLIGMLLASSGVVVQSVFLNPLADPYIIGIASAATFGAVVAYLLKLPDFYYGIFAFISAAVLSVVIFKLSKKNKSIATLLIIGIAFSSFLGAFTSFATYLIGEDSFKIVAWMMGYVGSANWDKIAYIILPLALSMAYFYIKRFELNVILSGDEEAQSLGVDVEKIKKRLLIVSSLAVAFSVAFTGMIGFVGLIIPHTLRMLLRTSSNVVLIPISTFAGGFFLLACDTIGKSILSPTEVPIGVVTAFFGAPFFLFLAIRSSRGI; this comes from the coding sequence ATGCTTACTAAAAATAAAATTATCATCATTTTAGCGATCGCCACGGTTGTGCTCTGTATTTTCTCTCTCAGTCTCGGCGGCGCGGACATCTCGTGGCAAGAGATAGTCAAATTTGCAAGCGGCAGCAAGATCGATGAAATAAAAGAGACGATCTTGCTTGAAATCCGCCTACCACGTGTCATAATGGCCTTTTTGATCGGTATGCTTTTGGCTAGCTCGGGCGTGGTTGTCCAAAGCGTATTTTTAAACCCGTTAGCAGATCCATACATCATCGGCATCGCTTCTGCTGCGACGTTTGGAGCGGTCGTAGCGTATCTTTTGAAGCTGCCCGATTTTTACTACGGCATATTTGCTTTCATCAGCGCAGCGGTGCTTTCGGTGGTGATTTTTAAGCTTTCTAAAAAAAACAAATCCATCGCCACGCTTTTAATCATCGGTATTGCGTTTTCGTCGTTTTTAGGCGCATTTACGAGCTTTGCGACCTACCTCATCGGCGAGGACAGCTTCAAGATCGTAGCGTGGATGATGGGCTACGTAGGCTCGGCAAACTGGGATAAGATCGCCTACATCATCCTGCCGCTCGCACTGTCGATGGCGTATTTTTATATAAAGCGCTTTGAGCTAAACGTCATCTTAAGCGGCGATGAGGAGGCTCAAAGCCTGGGCGTGGACGTCGAAAAGATCAAAAAACGCCTGCTCATCGTCTCTTCGCTCGCGGTCGCGTTTTCGGTCGCGTTTACGGGCATGATAGGCTTTGTGGGGCTGATCATCCCGCACACCTTGCGTATGCTGCTACGCACCTCGAGCAACGTTGTTCTAATCCCCATCAGCACCTTTGCGGGCGGGTTTTTTCTGCTGGCATGCGATACGATAGGAAAAAGCATCCTAAGCCCCACCGAGGTGCCTATCGGAGTGGTTACGGCATTTTTCGGCGCGCCGTTTTTTCTCTTTTTAGCGATCCGCAGCAGCAGGGGTATCTGA
- a CDS encoding DUF1566 domain-containing protein encodes MSKFMSILTGCLLCWNVAFGGDITAGFSRDDAKNVVTDSIYKLMWQDGKDIFEGAYDEAVKYCENLNFAGYSDWQLPSIDELISITDKTKFSPAINSAFKNIASGEFLCYQSSTKYINDSSNAWVVDFVGGNDGWDSVFARSFVRCVRRY; translated from the coding sequence ATGAGTAAATTTATGTCTATTCTAACGGGCTGCTTGCTTTGCTGGAACGTGGCTTTTGGCGGCGATATAACGGCGGGCTTTAGCAGAGATGATGCCAAAAACGTAGTTACGGATAGTATTTACAAACTTATGTGGCAAGACGGCAAGGATATATTTGAGGGGGCGTATGACGAAGCCGTTAAATACTGCGAAAATTTAAATTTTGCGGGTTATTCGGACTGGCAGCTGCCGAGTATAGATGAACTAATAAGCATAACGGATAAAACTAAATTTAGCCCCGCCATAAATTCCGCTTTTAAAAACATAGCGAGCGGAGAATTTTTATGCTACCAAAGCTCTACAAAATATATCAACGACTCGTCCAATGCGTGGGTCGTGGATTTCGTAGGCGGCAACGACGGCTGGGATAGCGTTTTTGCTCGCAGTTTCGTGCGGTGCGTGAGGCGGTATTGA
- a CDS encoding efflux RND transporter periplasmic adaptor subunit — MKRVASLIFAAFLVSGCSYFEKKEDKGAKQGGEAPALPVGVFTAKSADVPIILKFNGQTVSELEIMLKPQVSGTIEKQLFEPGRSVKKGDVLYEIDRSRYQAAFDSANANLQNASADYKRAKALKASNTISQKDFDTAKAAFMVAEANFKSAKIDLDHSLVTAPFDGMAGDTQKDVGAYVNVGEDLVRLSKFDPIDVEFGIADVDRLELDANLKNGQWKQLGRQVSINLGGKDYNGTLSFIDSVINTNTASVSAKAQIPNPNLEIRPGVFTKISVDGFYQKNGFKIPQVALKQDLSNTIVYVVQDGKVAKKVVKISAQDTRTATISSGLQDGDQIILDNFKKINVGSKVTPVPASTDPYVAGQPEASQSNAESGK, encoded by the coding sequence ATGAAAAGAGTCGCCAGTTTGATTTTCGCAGCATTTTTGGTTTCGGGCTGCTCCTATTTTGAAAAAAAGGAAGATAAAGGCGCGAAGCAAGGCGGCGAGGCTCCCGCGCTGCCGGTAGGCGTATTTACCGCCAAATCCGCCGACGTGCCGATAATTTTAAAATTTAACGGACAGACCGTAAGCGAGCTTGAGATAATGCTAAAGCCGCAGGTTTCGGGCACCATCGAAAAGCAGCTTTTCGAGCCTGGTCGTAGCGTCAAAAAGGGCGACGTGCTCTACGAAATCGACCGCTCGCGCTACCAAGCGGCGTTTGACAGCGCAAACGCTAATCTGCAAAACGCCTCGGCGGACTACAAAAGAGCCAAGGCGCTAAAAGCCAGCAATACGATCTCTCAAAAGGATTTCGACACCGCAAAGGCCGCGTTTATGGTGGCTGAAGCAAATTTTAAAAGCGCAAAGATCGATCTTGACCACTCGCTCGTGACCGCACCTTTTGACGGCATGGCGGGCGATACGCAAAAGGACGTAGGCGCATACGTAAACGTTGGCGAGGATCTGGTTAGGCTTTCTAAATTTGATCCGATCGACGTAGAATTCGGCATCGCGGACGTCGATAGACTGGAGCTTGATGCAAATTTAAAAAACGGGCAGTGGAAGCAGCTAGGGCGTCAGGTAAGCATAAATCTCGGCGGCAAGGACTACAACGGCACGCTAAGTTTTATCGATAGCGTCATCAATACAAATACCGCGTCCGTCAGCGCCAAAGCTCAAATTCCAAATCCAAACTTAGAAATTCGCCCGGGGGTTTTTACCAAAATAAGCGTCGATGGCTTTTATCAGAAAAACGGCTTTAAAATTCCGCAAGTTGCGCTCAAGCAAGATCTTAGCAACACCATAGTCTATGTCGTACAAGACGGCAAGGTCGCTAAAAAAGTGGTCAAAATTTCGGCTCAAGATACCCGCACTGCGACGATCTCAAGCGGGCTGCAGGACGGCGATCAGATCATTTTAGATAATTTTAAAAAGATCAACGTGGGCTCCAAGGTCACTCCCGTACCCGCGAGCACCGATCCTTACGTAGCGGGGCAACCTGAAGCGTCTCAGAGCAATGCGGAAAGCGGGAAATAA